The following proteins are co-located in the Gossypium hirsutum isolate 1008001.06 chromosome A02, Gossypium_hirsutum_v2.1, whole genome shotgun sequence genome:
- the LOC107952287 gene encoding uncharacterized mitochondrial protein AtMg00820-like, translating to MAIDEEIATLERNDKWELTELLEGHKTISVKWVYKTKLKENGKVDTYKSRLVAKGYKQEFGVDYKEVFAPVARHDTIRLVISLAAHLCLSSYLAEENLEGAEVQENGSYNNFLDLNNDGVTDLKYCKGEDQLADIFTKPIKLFSFRNLRRLMGVCTLEDPV from the exons ATGGCAATAGATGAAGAGATTGCAACTCTAGAAAGGAATGATAAATGGGAGTTGACTGAGCTTCTAGAAGGGCACAAGACAATTAGTGTCAAATGGGTGTACAAGACAAAGTTGAAGGAGAATGGAAAAGTTGACACGTATAAGTCGCGCTTGGTGGCCAAAGGTTATAAGCAAGAGTTTGGGGTAGATTACAAAGAAGTCTTTGCTCCTGTTGCAAGGCATGATACAATCAGATTGGTGATTTCGCTTGCAGCCCA CCTATGCTTGTCAAGCTATTTAGCTGAGGAAAATCTTGAAGGAGCTGAAGTTCAAGAGAATGGAAGCTATAACAATTTTCT AGATCTTAACAATGATGGGGTAACTGATCTCAAGTACTGCAAGGGCGAAGATCAACTGGCTGACATATTCACCAAACCTATCAAATTGTTTTCTTTTCGAAATTTGAGGAGGTTAATGGGAGTTTGCACTTTGGAAGATCCTGTTTGA